One Glycine max cultivar Williams 82 chromosome 1, Glycine_max_v4.0, whole genome shotgun sequence genomic window, ATATAAAGGAAAGCAAtaaaatcagcaaaaaaaaaaattggataataattggaaaaaaaattgcattgatTGGTTGGTTTTTGGTTCAAGGTGCTTACAAACGTTTATAAAACAACTATTTATAatgtaaaatctaaaataattgaatctaaatCATACTTATCCACATTCGTACTTGATTCCTTCACTCTCAACCGATTTCGGCTAAGCAGCAACGAGGTGCACTTCTCACGTTCCAATTTTTTAGGAACCACTTCCTTGATCATGGGATATTCACGTTCTCAACTGATTTTACccaaaattttgtgattttagtTTCGATTGAAACTCTAATGCGCTTATCTTCTAAGTTTCCtttgaattttcaaaaaattggccaaattatttcctataacAATCATATCTTATCATTTTATCTCAAATCACAACAAACCTCTTTCGGTTAAGTTTTCATCCCGATTCATTAAAATAGTTCGACTGAAACATATATattcattcattaattattGCTCTAAAGATTCGTTTGACATCATTTCCTTATCCTACTACATTTTTATATTTCGCTTTCGCATAATAATTGTTAAGCTAGTAACCAGTATTATTGTATTACTCTAAATTCTACGTCACGCACAATTAAAGCACCAATAACAATGCAAAATGACTTCAAATTGCATTATCTCGTAAGCGATACGAGTAAATTGGGCATTCTCATAATACACTCCACTGGTTGTCGAGTTGTGAGTATTTGGCCCCAAGTACACGGAAAGATCAGGCTGAGGCTGAGGGTGCTTTGTGTGAGTGCGATCTGAAGTGCTAGCTAGGGTTATACCATGGCAAAAAGGGTCTTGTACAAGGATTTGGTTCCTTTTGGGGCCATGGTGGCCACAGAGTGCCTCAACGTTGCCTTGAATACGCTGTTCAAAGCAGCTACCTTGAGAGGGATGAGTTACCATGTCTTTGTTGTTTATGCTTATGCTGTTGCTGCTATTGTTCTCATTCCTGCACCCTTTATCTCCCAAAGGTACGTGGTTGAGTAGTTCACTTGACTTATGATATTGATGTCTGTCTCATTATATGCTCCTGCTGCAGATCAAGAGTGCTTCCTCCGCTCAGTTTCCCCCTACTACGCAAAATTGGTCTTCTTGGGCTAATAGGGTGGGTACATGCAAGAAATGATTTTGACTATCCCCTGATTTAATTAACACTTCTCTGAATTGCAGGTGTGCATCTCAGATCGTGGGATACACTGGCATCAATTTCAGTTCCCCCACTCTCTCCTCGGCAATAAGCAACTTGGTGcccgcttttacttttttgCTTGCCATCATTTTCAGGttcttttttctcaaaatatgaGCTGGGTGTTGCTAACtgctatgttttggaattgtgGACTACTCGTAAGTGTCatgatctattttattttaggatggAAAAGGTGATTGTAAGAAATACAAGTTGCCAAGCCAAGGTATTGGGTACCATAGTATCAATAACCGGAGCATTCGTAGTGACCCTCTACAAAGGACCACCAATCATCATTGTTCATACACCTTCCTTGTCACTTCATCAACCAATTAACACTCTCAATTTGGTAGATCCAAGTTGGGCAATTGGTGGCCTTCTACTGACAGCAGAGTATATTCTGGTTCCATTGTGGTACATTGTACAGGTACAAATTGTTTGGTTTATATACAAAGTTTCAACAAGCTAATTCTCAAaacgtttttttaatttaatttttgtccgCAGGTGCAAATCATGAAGGTGTACCCCAATGAACTAATTGTCATCTTCTTTTACAATTTATGTGTTAGCATTATGGCTGCAATTGTAGCTATATTTACTGAGACAAATGCAGGCGCTTGGAAAATAGGAGTGGATACAGCATTGGCTTCCATAGTTTGCTCTGTAAGATGCATTGCACGCAAAAACTATCAGATCTTTGTTCTATAGTAGTATATGCTAATTATTCGATATTTTTAGGGAATTTTTGGTTCATTCGTGAACAATGTAGTTCACACATGGGTACTGCGTATAAAGGGGCCTGTCTATGTAGCAATGTTCAAGCCACTCTCAATTGCCATAGCTGTTGCCTTGGGAGTCATGTTCCTGGGTGATACACTCCACCTTGGAAGGTATTCAATTCTCAACATGGTTTTACTTTAAACTTGGTAAAACACATGTTCATGCACAAATGCAGCTAACCAAACAAATTGCCATTTGTATTTGGTTTTAACTTGCGGTTGCAGTCATGATTAATAAAATTGCAAGCAAAAATGCCGCAATATGACCGTAATTTTGGTAGCACTTCCGGATACTTGAAAAACTATGGGATATATGCTTTGTGAAAAATAGCATCATTTTCATGAGACTCACTCTGCTTCATACATTTCTAATCACAGTCTGTATCCCATACTCTTTAACTTCCAAAGCAACTAAGCTAAGTTTGTCGATAGAGCTGCAACAATAATTTCAAAACCGTCTAAAACAGATAATTTTAATCGGTTGCGTTAATGATTTATTATCGTTTGCACTTTAAATAGCTATGATCTTTACAAAAGAATTATGCAATCTAATGATGTGGTTGCATTGATCATTTTGCAGTATAGTTGGAGCCACAATTATATCGATTGGATTTTATACTGTAATGTGGGGAAAAGCAACCGAAGAGAATGTGGGGGAAGATGTCCCTGGCCAGCAATCACCAACCACAGAAAACGTTCCTCTCTTGCAAAGCTGTAAAACTGATACAGCTGAGAAGAAAATGCATGGAAGTGTATAAATGACAAACAAAACTGTTCATAAATCTTAACATTATTGAAATTACACGAAATAGCAAAGAAAAGCATGGTTTTGTTATCCCCCAAGCTGACCATGCAACGCCAATAGCAAAGTAGGTACCCACTCCTCTAGAGACTAGAGTCTAGAGGACAGCATATGTAAGAAATAGTTAAAGTGTTCAACTAATCTCCATTCACCACGTAAACGAACCTTCCTACAAGTTGGTGTACGAACACTCACAAATGACAACGGAGCAACTTCCCTTTCCCTGTTTCTTGTAACAACTCATCCAcattatgttttataaaatctgccaagattctgTAACATCCCCAaaaaattttaagtatttttatttatttactagtGTGTTGACTCGTTCATCACGCGACctatattttgatgtttttcttaTGAATATCGTTGTACATTAATAGAAAATTCTAATATATTCATGTAATAAGTACAGTTGTAATTTTTTGTGagaaattaaattgttaaaaatataaaaagattacaattttctatttttttaaatccagTTTttcattacattaaaaatatataaaattaatacttcTTAAATTTGAAAGCACttaaatacttaaaagaaaAGCTTTATGCTCAAAATTTTAAGATACTACCACATTCTATTATAAATCATACATCTGTatgttttttcataaattttcctacttgattctattaaaaaaaatcatccttctgaaatttattttatatataatataataaaatttatatatttaatatatttcgacatataatatcaaaatataagaGAAAGTTAAATTAATCTacataaaagaatttttttatatcaagatAATAAATGATTAGATTAAACTTATTTGAGACATTAAtttcattcatttaaaaaatttaaaaaatataattatattaaaattattattatctgtcagaccctaatttcgtctggggactatcATTTGCTAATGTTTTGATTCTCACCAGCCAAATTGAATTGTTTGACACCAGTTACCGCGCAAGACGAAAGAGCATTCGACATTCCGGTAAAGAATACAGAAAATACCGaaaagggagggcaaaagggtcattttaagcCTTTTTCTGAACCCTgactcgcccaggctagccttgcctgggcccccaaaaagacttaggggtgaagtaaccagcttgtctgggcgagcaaggttacttttGGGTGAAGCAAcaactcgcctgggtgagctatcAAAGTGCCAAACCCCCTCATTTCCTttaaataggcgtgagggggGCTGAAGGAAAGGGCCAACTTTCAAACATTGAGAGGTTTCAGTGAAAatcagagagaaggagaagaaaaaagagaaaaacgagGCCGAGGCACTACTGAATCGTGACCGTAATCGACTTCTACATCATTCTTCGTTTAGTATTCTTCATTCGTCATCCTGTTAGTATTTGTTCTAAGGATTTGGAtacgatctatgcacccttaggggtcctctttgtggctttgcacatcttcatctcattcttctaccattagtaatctcttttcttcttgtaaagtgaATTTTGACCGATCATTTACGTCACAGATCattttttaaagagattgaaagttaataagtgAAACCAAGATGAAATTAGCATGTAATTGagtttttattcataaaagtcGCTTGAATCCGCtgaaggtccaacgccttaatggtctcttttgtttttgttggttaaaatgaacctttcaaaagtttaaaatcaactcaacacGCAACTTTCTCgtttttaaagaactacgtaggtctgaattcctcatcgcacttgaggatacttaggagcaagggcaacaccctagttaaccccaaaaaaataaagaaacataaaaaagggaaaataaataattttgaagtcacgttacgcatactcgattaaaggcagtcgtcccttgtgatgggcgtgtggggtgctaataccttccccgcatgtaaacaactcccgaacctttatgTTCAAAATTCGCTAATCCcttttttgatttttctaacgttttcctctaataaacgttggtggcgactcccgcgCGTTCTCCTTCTGTGGAAGACGCATCTTTTTATTTCtcctcgccctcccgccgaaggataggttgcgacattattaatataacaaagaattaaaaaaaataattctccaACATAATTTAGATGCTAATGTGATTTCAGGTAAATTGTTTGTTCCCATGAGCTAAAGTGTAAATTCTTGTACTTGATTTCATAAAAATTGTTCACTTTTAtgacttttaatttatatgtaacAATGGTGTAAAATTTAGAGAATGTgaatgatgtgccatcattttcttctattttctaaaccctttttgcaccattttaattactgattggtcttaattgtcaattaattaggcagttttattatttgggctcatttagctaatttgatgtttttaat contains:
- the LOC100801438 gene encoding WAT1-related protein At3g28050, which codes for MAKRVLYKDLVPFGAMVATECLNVALNTLFKAATLRGMSYHVFVVYAYAVAAIVLIPAPFISQRSRVLPPLSFPLLRKIGLLGLIGCASQIVGYTGINFSSPTLSSAISNLVPAFTFLLAIIFRMEKVIVRNTSCQAKVLGTIVSITGAFVVTLYKGPPIIIVHTPSLSLHQPINTLNLVDPSWAIGGLLLTAEYILVPLWYIVQVQIMKVYPNELIVIFFYNLCVSIMAAIVAIFTETNAGAWKIGVDTALASIVCSGIFGSFVNNVVHTWVLRIKGPVYVAMFKPLSIAIAVALGVMFLGDTLHLGSIVGATIISIGFYTVMWGKATEENVGEDVPGQQSPTTENVPLLQSCKTDTAEKKMHGSV